One segment of Radiobacillus kanasensis DNA contains the following:
- a CDS encoding FadR/GntR family transcriptional regulator, which translates to MRALKKPRLSERAAEEIKQYIKQEQLQKRDRLPSVSELIDALGIGRSTLREALQLLESQGTLEILNGKGTFVRDTNPYQIQTSFDITNEKHFLLEALEVRSALEGKAVELAAKYATEEEIEKMEYYLQEYVRFLKLDDRDNANHSDSMFHQMIYDASKNELLKSIIESVWDSFHEFWNEPFGKQDIFDQSYPHHETLLLAIQNKEPIQAQQAFTKIMHSVRTSIENI; encoded by the coding sequence TTGAGAGCACTAAAAAAACCTAGACTATCAGAACGCGCTGCGGAAGAAATTAAACAGTACATTAAACAAGAACAGTTACAAAAAAGAGATCGCCTTCCCTCTGTATCTGAACTAATCGATGCTCTCGGTATCGGTAGATCTACGTTAAGAGAAGCCCTACAGCTTCTGGAATCACAAGGTACATTAGAAATTCTAAATGGGAAAGGAACCTTTGTTAGAGATACAAATCCATACCAAATTCAAACGTCCTTTGATATTACAAATGAGAAACATTTCTTACTGGAAGCGCTTGAAGTTAGATCTGCTTTGGAAGGAAAAGCTGTAGAATTAGCAGCAAAGTATGCAACTGAGGAAGAAATAGAGAAAATGGAATATTACTTACAAGAATATGTTCGCTTTCTCAAGCTAGATGACCGGGACAATGCGAATCACTCTGATTCTATGTTTCACCAAATGATTTATGATGCCTCGAAAAATGAATTATTAAAGAGTATTATTGAGTCTGTCTGGGATTCTTTTCACGAGTTTTGGAATGAACCATTCGGAAAACAAGATATTTTTGATCAAAGTTACCCGCATCATGAAACTTTATTACTAGCTATTCAAAATAAAGAACCTATACAAGCACAGCAAGCTTTTACAAAGATTATGCACTCCGTACGAACTTCGATTGAAAATATTTAA
- a CDS encoding IS200/IS605 family accessory protein TnpB-related protein — protein sequence MGRKAYFSKRVYKNTLAQNHVDSIRHALFVFNQAKHYSFSTKVKELRTETSKRDGVSLHVHVKKKFELNDYYTNSIVQEVKALLKSQKELQKLYMSNKKEQIKSVKKKIKTTKSKLTSLRKIKISITKGKINLPGNLKHIQQHGNLFGVHYKNETLIFFHVYSFEHDYVDSEISILKSRLGRLKFRLDRLEKMLRSLKGNIHNVVFGTKKLFRSQFTLDTYKNNHDLWKQDWTQSRYNQMTISGRKDAKSGNFVFHYNPKNHQLTFQTPDGTIVHIEDLVFPYGQGQINSAVEKQMNLHSKDRKLQGKPVGWSIEDKGDYYIFKCLLDIPTSEYKNHSKVDGLIGVDCNVDHFAVSNVNHKGQFVDSFVLDFDLVGKSSNQITKILEAEAIAIVDYAVNHHKGIAVEKLDTTKSKVSNPYGNRKANMRMSLFAYRKMVSAIKSRAEKLGIEVHEVNPAYTSQIGKMKYMKRFGISIHQAASYVIARRAMGYKEKLPPVLHSLVPEKKQGLHHWAQWNAVSRLLSDVPTFWFGHLELSDTVRLRDELSSLGFLLESKKRKDNLTKEESGKSMA from the coding sequence ATGGGAAGGAAAGCATACTTTTCAAAACGTGTATATAAAAACACACTGGCGCAAAATCATGTGGATTCCATACGTCACGCTCTTTTTGTGTTTAACCAAGCAAAACATTACTCTTTTTCGACGAAGGTTAAAGAACTTCGTACTGAAACATCAAAAAGAGACGGGGTTTCTTTGCATGTGCATGTGAAGAAAAAATTCGAACTGAATGATTACTATACCAACAGCATTGTCCAAGAAGTGAAGGCTCTTTTAAAATCCCAAAAAGAATTGCAGAAGCTATACATGTCGAATAAAAAAGAGCAAATCAAATCGGTGAAAAAGAAAATCAAGACGACTAAAAGTAAATTAACTTCTTTGAGAAAAATAAAAATTTCTATCACCAAAGGTAAAATCAACCTTCCAGGGAACCTGAAACACATTCAACAACATGGAAACCTATTCGGAGTTCACTATAAAAATGAAACGCTTATTTTCTTCCATGTCTATTCTTTTGAACATGATTACGTAGATTCTGAAATATCTATATTAAAAAGCCGTTTAGGTCGTTTGAAATTCCGACTAGATAGATTAGAGAAGATGCTGCGTAGCCTAAAAGGGAATATCCATAACGTTGTTTTCGGCACGAAAAAACTATTTCGTTCTCAATTCACCTTAGATACATATAAAAACAATCATGACCTTTGGAAACAGGATTGGACTCAATCTCGGTACAATCAAATGACGATTTCCGGAAGGAAAGATGCCAAATCGGGAAATTTTGTTTTTCATTACAATCCGAAAAATCATCAGTTAACATTCCAAACTCCTGACGGAACCATCGTCCACATCGAAGATCTCGTATTTCCTTATGGGCAAGGACAAATTAATTCAGCGGTGGAAAAACAAATGAACTTACATTCGAAAGATAGGAAACTTCAAGGAAAACCAGTTGGTTGGTCTATTGAAGACAAAGGCGACTACTATATCTTTAAGTGTTTGCTAGATATCCCAACATCAGAGTATAAAAACCATAGCAAAGTGGATGGGTTAATTGGTGTGGATTGTAACGTAGACCACTTTGCTGTATCGAATGTAAACCATAAAGGTCAGTTCGTTGATAGTTTTGTTTTGGATTTCGACCTTGTTGGAAAAAGTTCCAATCAAATTACCAAGATTCTTGAAGCAGAGGCCATTGCTATTGTTGATTATGCGGTGAACCATCATAAAGGAATCGCGGTAGAAAAACTGGATACAACCAAATCGAAAGTCTCTAACCCTTATGGAAATAGAAAAGCAAATATGCGTATGAGCTTATTTGCTTATCGTAAAATGGTTTCTGCTATTAAAAGTAGAGCCGAGAAATTAGGGATTGAGGTTCATGAGGTGAATCCGGCTTATACTTCTCAAATTGGTAAAATGAAATATATGAAGCGTTTTGGCATCTCTATTCACCAGGCTGCTTCTTACGTCATTGCTCGAAGAGCAATGGGATACAAAGAGAAGCTTCCACCAGTGTTGCATTCCCTTGTTCCAGAGAAGAAACAAGGTCTACATCATTGGGCGCAATGGAACGCAGTTTCTCGACTCCTAAGTGATGTACCAACTTTCTGGTTCGGTCATTTAGAACTTTCTGACACAGTAAGGCTTCGCGATGAACTCTCCTCTCTCGGTTTCCTGTTGGAATCTAAGAAAAGGAAAGACAATCTTACTAAAGAGGAAAGTGGAAAATCCATGGCCTAG
- the nhaC gene encoding Na+/H+ antiporter NhaC produces MKYPAELMLLFAGVVFAVFAVVQGNSFDEIITVMGDKIKKALPAILILFSIGLLIGTWLISGTIPLFVYWGLELINPNYLYVLAFLATAIVSMCVGTSWGSAGTIGVALMSIAETMDVSLAVTAGAVVSGAYFGDKLSPLSDTTNMSSLAAGSNIYEHIKHMLFTAIPSSIIAIIVYFFVGLGMDTNATQLSNIEEMTAGIDQLFNLNILLLIPALIVVAGSLMKKSPLIVIFTSAISAMILALLFQQATFSNLFASAVSGFSVNMLTDSIPNLSADVITEDMQGLLNRGGLQSMYNATFFVFVAFFFASALEVSKALNVVLERIIAHLKSVGSITVASLVSGFAVINCTSNALVTFFLIKDIFGDVFKKKNLHPVNLSKNMEDSVTITEVLMPWTVSGVFIATTLGVGNFEFLPWAIFNLGGFFFSALYGILAPYTNGFGIRKFGDTPNQNQHDQEAI; encoded by the coding sequence TTGAAGTATCCGGCAGAGTTAATGTTACTTTTTGCTGGAGTCGTATTTGCAGTCTTCGCAGTGGTTCAAGGGAACTCCTTTGATGAAATTATTACTGTTATGGGTGACAAGATAAAGAAAGCGCTTCCTGCTATATTGATTCTCTTTAGTATTGGGTTGTTAATCGGAACCTGGCTCATATCGGGTACGATTCCATTGTTTGTATATTGGGGATTAGAGCTTATCAATCCTAATTATTTATATGTATTGGCATTCCTAGCAACTGCGATTGTGTCTATGTGTGTAGGTACGTCATGGGGATCAGCTGGTACAATCGGGGTTGCACTAATGAGTATTGCAGAAACAATGGATGTCTCACTCGCTGTTACAGCTGGGGCAGTCGTTTCTGGTGCTTACTTCGGGGATAAATTATCTCCTTTATCTGATACGACGAATATGAGTTCGTTAGCTGCTGGATCCAATATTTATGAGCACATAAAACATATGTTGTTTACGGCAATTCCATCTTCCATTATTGCAATCATTGTGTACTTCTTTGTCGGTTTAGGAATGGATACAAACGCAACACAGCTTTCAAATATTGAAGAAATGACGGCCGGAATTGATCAACTTTTTAACTTAAACATCCTACTTCTTATTCCAGCACTCATTGTCGTTGCTGGCTCCCTCATGAAAAAATCACCTTTGATAGTCATCTTTACTTCTGCTATTTCAGCTATGATATTAGCACTACTATTCCAGCAAGCAACATTTTCTAATTTATTTGCATCTGCTGTTTCCGGCTTTTCTGTGAATATGTTGACTGATTCTATTCCGAACCTGAGCGCGGATGTTATTACTGAGGACATGCAAGGGCTGTTAAATAGAGGTGGTTTACAATCCATGTATAATGCCACATTCTTTGTATTTGTAGCATTCTTCTTTGCATCTGCATTGGAAGTCTCCAAAGCCTTAAATGTGGTGCTAGAGCGGATTATTGCTCATTTAAAATCAGTCGGAAGTATTACGGTGGCTTCTCTCGTTTCCGGCTTTGCTGTCATCAACTGTACATCTAATGCTCTGGTCACCTTCTTCCTAATCAAGGATATTTTTGGAGATGTTTTTAAGAAAAAAAATCTACACCCTGTAAACCTATCCAAAAACATGGAGGATTCCGTCACGATAACGGAAGTACTAATGCCATGGACGGTATCTGGGGTGTTCATTGCTACAACATTAGGTGTCGGGAATTTTGAGTTCTTACCATGGGCTATTTTTAACTTAGGTGGCTTTTTCTTCTCGGCTTTATACGGAATTCTCGCCCCATATACGAATGGATTTGGTATTCGGAAATTCGGCGATACACCAAACCAAAATCAGCACGATCAAGAGGCTATTTAA